From Xenopus tropicalis strain Nigerian chromosome 3, UCB_Xtro_10.0, whole genome shotgun sequence, the proteins below share one genomic window:
- the gnai1 gene encoding guanine nucleotide-binding protein G(i) subunit alpha-1 — protein sequence MGCTLSAEDKAAVERSKMIDRNLREDGEKAAREVKLLLLGAGESGKSTIVKQMKIIHEAGYSEEECKQYKAVVYSNTIQSIIAIIRAMGRLKIDFGDPSRADDARQLFVLAGAAEEGFMTAELAGVIKRLWKDGGVQACFNRSREYQLNDSAAYYLNDLDRIAQNSYIPTQQDVLRTRVKTTGIVETHFTFKDLHFKMFDVGGQRSERKKWIHCFEGVTAIIFCVALSDYDLVLAEDEEMNRMHESMKLFDSICNNKWFTDTSIILFLNKKDLFEEKIKRSPLTICYPEYPGSNTYEEAAAYIQCQFEDLNKRKDTKEIYTHFTCATDTKNVQFVFDAVTDVIIKNNLKDCGLF from the exons ATGGGATGTACTCTAAGCGCCGAAGACAAGGCGGCTGTAGAGAGGAGCAAAATGATCGATAGGAACCTGCGGGAGGATGGAGAAAAAGCTGCCCGGGAGGTGAAGCTGCTTCTGCTCG GAGCTGGGGAGTCCGGCAAAAGCACCATTGTTAAACAAATGAA AATCATCCATGAAGCTGGTTACTCAGAAGAAGAATGCAAACAATACAAGGCAGTTGTTTATAGTAACACAATTCAATCCATTATTGCCATTATTCGGGCAATGGGCAGACTAAAGATAGATTTTGGTGACCCCTCAAGAGCg gATGACGCACGCCAGCTCTTTGTATTGGCTGGAGCAGCAGAAGAAGGTTTTATGACAGCAGAACTAGCTGGAGTTATAAAAAGATTATGGAAAGATGGCGGTGTACAGGCTTGTTTCAACAGGTCAAGAGAATATCAGCTCAATGACTCTGCAGCATA ttatCTTAATGACTTGGACAGGATAGCACAGAACAGTTACATTCCAACTCAACAGGATGTTCTCAGGACTAGAGTGAAAACTACAGGCATAGTAGAAACTCATTTCACTTTCAAGGACCTCCATTTCAA AATGTTTGATGTAGGAGGCCAAAGATCTGAGAGAAAAAAATGGATTCATTGCTTTGAGGGAGTCACAGCAATAATCTTCTGTGTGGCACTTAGTGATTATGATTTAGTTTTAGCTGAAGATGAGGAAATG AACCGCATGCATGAAAGCATGAAACTATTCGATAGCATCTGCAATAACAAGTGGTTTACGGACACTTCCATTATTctctttctaaataaaaaagATCTGTTTGAGGAGAAAATCAAGAGGAGTCCTTTAACAATTTGTTACCCAGAATATCCag GTTCAAACACATATGAAGAGGCAGCTGCATACATTCAGTGTCAGTTTGAAGATCTCAATAAAAGAAAGGATACAAAAGAAATATACACTCATTTTACATGTGCAACAGATACCAAGAATGTGCAATTTGTGTTTGATGCAGTGACTGATGTCATCATAAAAAATAATCTCAAGGACTGTGGCCTTTTCTAA